In one window of Haloprofundus halophilus DNA:
- a CDS encoding ArsR family transcriptional regulator → MRPETEPVPKDETNVGDTTSDTWRALQRATDKKRADIIADIVGHPVGAPSVEELDYMNPPLSDDSIRRHLNTLADVGVIQVREFETGNRIRGYPYQFFELTAEARDLFDRNGLFPEDAWKRQYAAVEKTSRIKELESMPRPDN, encoded by the coding sequence ATGAGACCGGAGACAGAGCCGGTACCTAAAGACGAAACCAACGTGGGTGATACAACGTCCGATACATGGCGTGCACTCCAGCGAGCAACTGACAAAAAGCGTGCAGACATAATCGCAGATATCGTCGGTCATCCAGTGGGCGCACCCAGCGTCGAAGAACTCGACTACATGAATCCGCCACTCAGCGACGACTCGATCCGTCGCCACCTCAACACCCTCGCAGACGTCGGTGTTATCCAGGTACGCGAGTTCGAGACCGGGAATCGTATCCGGGGGTACCCCTACCAGTTCTTCGAGCTCACTGCCGAAGCACGCGACCTGTTCGATCGCAATGGCCTCTTCCCAGAAGACGCATGGAAACGACAGTACGCCGCTGTCGAGAAGACGAGTCGAATCAAAGAGCTAGAATCGATGCCGCGCCCCGATAATTGA
- a CDS encoding DNA-binding protein, which translates to MASKNAIGNEVAGQRGEHGQFENAGVFDEDGFEVVDEVAERERNLRATVEMEIRARIDTDHYETRRRGLTLEQEERIEAREWELRQTRVRFDRQQESDREARTRRVAVRGSVERRRAFCKRAASVDLWADPDVVDPREQLSRDELGAVNREAARLAGKLPGWSQAAISRRVAERVVDGCELMSAVIGVFEEFRTDPGRVVPIEALGEVQSHEVNISGTITQLWEPRSRAIQQVGLIEDESGRTKFTVWEKSNVPMMAEGDQVVLRNVARNWYQGRCSVALTGWSSISFSEGERWWSK; encoded by the coding sequence ATGGCAAGTAAGAACGCAATCGGTAATGAAGTTGCGGGACAGCGCGGTGAACATGGTCAGTTCGAGAATGCGGGCGTTTTCGACGAAGACGGCTTCGAGGTCGTCGACGAGGTTGCAGAACGCGAACGGAACCTCAGAGCGACCGTGGAGATGGAGATTCGGGCGAGAATCGACACCGACCACTACGAGACGCGGCGGCGTGGACTGACGCTCGAACAGGAAGAACGGATCGAGGCGAGAGAGTGGGAGCTCAGACAGACGAGAGTGCGGTTCGACAGACAACAGGAGTCGGACCGGGAAGCGCGGACGCGACGGGTGGCAGTGCGTGGAAGCGTCGAACGTCGACGTGCGTTCTGTAAGCGAGCGGCGAGCGTAGACCTATGGGCGGACCCGGATGTGGTAGATCCTCGTGAGCAGCTATCGCGTGACGAATTGGGTGCTGTGAACCGGGAAGCAGCGCGATTGGCAGGGAAGCTACCGGGGTGGTCGCAGGCAGCGATCAGTCGACGAGTAGCCGAGCGCGTCGTCGACGGATGTGAGTTGATGAGCGCAGTCATCGGGGTATTCGAGGAGTTTCGGACCGACCCCGGTCGAGTGGTTCCAATCGAAGCACTCGGGGAGGTACAAAGCCACGAGGTGAATATCTCTGGGACGATAACCCAGTTGTGGGAGCCACGGAGCAGAGCGATTCAGCAGGTTGGGCTCATCGAAGACGAGAGCGGGCGAACGAAGTTCACGGTATGGGAGAAGTCGAACGTGCCGATGATGGCAGAAGGCGACCAGGTGGTGTTGCGGAACGTAGCGCGAAACTGGTATCAGGGTCGGTGCTCGGTTGCACTGACGGGCTGGTCGTCAATCTCATTCTCTGAAGGTGAGCGATGGTGGAGTAAGTAG
- a CDS encoding HVO_A0114 family putative DNA-binding protein, which translates to MTANTLKITYGQRENSQRAARERLRRAESGEAFEEQEAAFVLNLEELDDVERLMRRLSLQLLDVITSEHPESIRETARLANRDYREVHRNLKELETLGVIEFTTDGNSKRPILRDGTEAIDLSITFPIDTNTSNSNSRQETSA; encoded by the coding sequence ATGACTGCAAACACACTCAAAATTACGTACGGCCAGCGCGAGAATAGCCAGCGAGCCGCTCGCGAGCGACTCCGTCGGGCGGAATCTGGAGAAGCGTTCGAAGAACAGGAAGCCGCGTTCGTGCTGAATCTCGAGGAGCTCGACGACGTCGAACGACTCATGCGTCGGTTGAGCCTCCAGCTCTTGGACGTCATCACCAGTGAGCATCCAGAGAGTATCCGTGAGACTGCTCGACTTGCCAATCGTGATTACAGAGAGGTTCATCGAAATCTCAAGGAACTCGAAACGCTCGGCGTCATTGAGTTCACCACAGATGGTAACAGCAAGCGCCCGATACTCCGCGATGGAACCGAGGCGATTGATCTCTCAATCACGTTCCCCATCGATACCAACACGTCAAATTCCAATTCTCGTCAAGAGACCTCAGCGTGA
- a CDS encoding RNA-guided endonuclease InsQ/TnpB family protein yields MDDYLRRTAITRIIVSDEQADLLEATISDWQHGATHASQIGWRKNEDSKYGLQQLAYDDVREETRLGSQHAILATHQAASALTGVNELKDKGRNVSCPEFTSPTIKYDANTLTLFDDNTVSLSTVESRVRCELVLPEDDDGYQYQFLNDDEWSVTESTLTARDGEYFLHLGFRKPNPFDETGSPAEDRTVLGVDLGIENLAVTSTAHFASGKKLVHDHDQFEQVRGGLQQTGTQSAHRTIVGRDDREERYSRDKLHRVSNAIIEEAVEHECSHIVFEDLSYIRDRMANAKRFHQWAHRKLIQFVTYKAEALGIRIEFVDAAYTSQRCSECGHTSRGNRPVQAHFECEKCEKTLHADYNAAKNIGWRFVRRGLNDSRRTGNSQLALKSGTVTPKRGFIPYSVVS; encoded by the coding sequence GTGGACGACTACCTGAGACGTACAGCCATTACTCGAATCATCGTGAGCGACGAGCAAGCCGACTTACTCGAAGCCACGATTAGCGACTGGCAACATGGAGCCACCCACGCCTCCCAAATCGGTTGGAGAAAGAACGAGGACTCCAAATACGGCCTCCAACAACTCGCCTACGACGACGTACGCGAGGAAACGCGTCTCGGAAGTCAACACGCGATACTCGCCACTCACCAAGCCGCAAGCGCACTCACAGGCGTCAACGAACTCAAAGATAAAGGGCGGAACGTCTCTTGCCCAGAGTTCACGAGTCCGACCATCAAATACGATGCGAACACGCTGACGCTCTTTGACGACAACACAGTCTCGCTCTCCACCGTTGAGAGTCGGGTTCGATGCGAACTCGTCCTCCCAGAAGACGACGACGGCTACCAGTACCAGTTCCTGAACGATGACGAGTGGAGCGTCACAGAAAGCACGCTCACCGCTCGGGACGGTGAGTACTTCTTACACCTCGGGTTCCGAAAACCGAACCCGTTCGATGAAACCGGGTCCCCTGCCGAGGACAGAACAGTTCTCGGAGTTGACCTCGGAATCGAAAACCTCGCCGTCACCAGCACTGCACACTTCGCGTCAGGAAAGAAACTGGTTCACGACCACGACCAATTCGAGCAGGTTCGCGGTGGCCTCCAACAGACAGGCACTCAGTCGGCTCACCGAACCATCGTGGGGCGAGACGACCGCGAAGAACGCTACTCTCGGGACAAACTGCACCGAGTCTCAAACGCAATTATCGAAGAGGCCGTCGAACACGAATGTTCGCACATCGTGTTTGAGGACTTGTCGTACATCCGCGACCGGATGGCGAACGCGAAGAGGTTCCATCAGTGGGCACACCGAAAACTTATCCAGTTCGTGACGTACAAAGCCGAAGCACTCGGTATTCGCATTGAGTTCGTGGACGCAGCGTACACGAGTCAACGCTGTAGTGAGTGTGGTCACACGAGCCGTGGGAATCGACCTGTGCAAGCACACTTCGAGTGCGAGAAGTGTGAGAAGACGCTTCACGCGGATTATAATGCGGCGAAGAACATCGGGTGGCGGTTTGTCCGTCGTGGGCTAAACGACTCACGACGGACGGGCAACAGTCAACTTGCCCTGAAGTCAGGAACAGTGACGCCGAAGCGGGGATTCATCCCGTACTCCGTTGTGAGTTAG
- a CDS encoding type II toxin-antitoxin system PemK/MazF family toxin, with the protein MSEKTNVRRGDVVIIRLGPAEGHEMKTRPAVVVQNDVGNANSSTTLVAPATGTYRGYPFEVPVEADDSPFEKDSSVRLDQIRVVSIEKRIHSVVGNLDAGTMSQVDDALKLSLGLD; encoded by the coding sequence ATGAGTGAGAAGACGAACGTCCGACGTGGCGACGTCGTTATTATCCGGTTGGGCCCCGCCGAAGGCCACGAGATGAAGACCCGCCCGGCGGTCGTCGTCCAGAACGACGTCGGGAACGCGAATTCGAGTACGACTCTCGTCGCACCCGCGACTGGCACGTATCGAGGCTACCCGTTCGAGGTACCGGTCGAAGCGGATGACTCGCCGTTCGAGAAGGACTCCTCAGTTCGGCTCGACCAGATTCGAGTCGTCTCCATCGAGAAGCGGATTCATTCGGTCGTTGGGAATCTGGACGCAGGAACGATGAGTCAGGTAGACGACGCACTGAAACTGAGCCTCGGACTCGACTGA
- a CDS encoding antitoxin VapB family protein has translation MSKSIRLSEEAYNRLVAHKEDDESFSDVVLPLAVERSLFELAGVLSDEQADAFEDAIEERRFRRHDDLEGVAKEIQES, from the coding sequence ATGTCCAAGAGCATTCGCCTGTCTGAGGAAGCCTACAATAGACTTGTAGCCCACAAAGAGGACGATGAATCGTTCTCGGATGTCGTGCTTCCTCTCGCTGTCGAGCGCTCTCTTTTCGAACTTGCTGGAGTTCTTTCGGACGAGCAGGCTGACGCCTTCGAAGACGCAATCGAAGAACGCCGCTTTCGCCGTCACGACGATCTCGAAGGAGTTGCAAAGGAAATACAAGAGTCCTGA
- a CDS encoding ribbon-helix-helix domain-containing protein → MSDADTGTGDNGPEMVQINLRLSKAFLEDIDATWEEQGFNSRSEFLRYAARDAIKHPEFSREGWKQIAASEHDLRSGDAELVSRDEVLEMMDRDADDE, encoded by the coding sequence ATGTCTGATGCTGATACTGGGACCGGCGACAACGGACCGGAGATGGTACAAATCAATCTTCGACTGAGCAAAGCCTTCCTCGAAGACATCGACGCAACGTGGGAAGAACAGGGGTTCAATTCCCGAAGCGAGTTCCTTCGTTACGCGGCTCGTGACGCCATCAAGCATCCCGAGTTCTCACGAGAAGGGTGGAAGCAGATTGCGGCGAGCGAACACGACCTCCGGTCGGGCGATGCGGAGTTAGTCTCACGAGATGAGGTTCTTGAGATGATGGATCGGGACGCGGATGACGAGTGA
- a CDS encoding AbrB/MazE/SpoVT family DNA-binding domain-containing protein — MSEATLDGRGRLTLPKEVRERYGEHYHIVQLPDGVKLIPIADDPLDALRSEFADVDKSATELREEAREEALDQAGR, encoded by the coding sequence ATGTCCGAGGCAACACTCGATGGGCGTGGCCGTCTCACACTCCCGAAAGAAGTTCGGGAGCGATACGGCGAGCACTACCATATCGTCCAACTCCCCGATGGTGTCAAGTTAATCCCCATTGCAGATGACCCGCTTGACGCTCTCCGTTCGGAGTTTGCAGACGTCGACAAGAGTGCCACAGAACTTCGCGAAGAGGCGCGTGAGGAAGCCTTAGACCAGGCTGGACGGTAA